One window of the Bacillota bacterium genome contains the following:
- a CDS encoding MFS transporter — protein MLLAVATLQQAGLTFVRFGLPAIAPFIRSDLGLSLAQTGILLGAFDLGALLAFYATGVATDRFGERRVMALGATFTGLLAAAAAAAPGVRELVAVLAAAGAGFPSSQVAGSHAVMGWFRVRERGVAMGVRQAGLPLGGLAGALVLPWIASTGGWRLAMVVAGAGCALGGL, from the coding sequence TTGCTGCTGGCCGTTGCCACGCTGCAGCAGGCGGGCCTGACCTTCGTCCGGTTCGGGCTTCCGGCCATCGCCCCGTTCATACGGTCGGATCTGGGGCTGTCGCTTGCGCAGACAGGCATCCTGCTCGGTGCGTTCGACCTGGGGGCGCTCCTTGCGTTTTACGCGACCGGCGTGGCCACCGACCGGTTCGGAGAGCGGCGGGTCATGGCGCTGGGGGCCACCTTCACGGGGCTCCTGGCGGCAGCTGCCGCAGCGGCGCCCGGCGTCCGGGAGCTGGTGGCCGTCCTGGCCGCGGCCGGCGCCGGGTTTCCGTCCAGCCAGGTGGCCGGCAGCCACGCCGTCATGGGGTGGTTCCGCGTACGAGAGCGGGGGGTCGCGATGGGGGTGCGCCAGGCCGGGCTCCCGCTCGGAGGGCTGGCGGGCGCCCTCGTCCTGCCCTGGATCGCCTCCACCGGCGGCTGGCGCCTTGCGATGGTGGTGGCGGGGGCGGGCTGTGCCCTCGGCGGGCTG
- a CDS encoding FumA C-terminus/TtdB family hydratase beta subunit: MTEHDGRPRHAAHGGASGNAAPARTTSTVRLVPPISGEQILALQAGDVVSISGVILTARDAAHKFMVEHLIDRPPAPEDRPLYDELRRVLAGGVIFHCGPIVRRVGERWEFVSGGPTTSIRAEIYEPEVIGHFGVRVVIGKGGMGDGTLAALRQFKAVYVHGIGGAGALTARAVKEVLAVYKEAEFGLPEAFWKIRVEDLTGIVTMDAHGQSLHRQIEDESAQVLAHGHE, encoded by the coding sequence TTGACTGAGCACGACGGCCGTCCGAGGCACGCTGCTCACGGCGGCGCGTCCGGCAACGCCGCCCCCGCCCGCACCACTTCGACGGTCAGGCTCGTCCCGCCCATCAGCGGGGAGCAGATCCTGGCCCTGCAGGCGGGCGACGTGGTCAGCATCAGCGGGGTCATCCTGACCGCCCGGGACGCGGCCCACAAGTTCATGGTGGAACACCTGATCGACCGCCCCCCGGCGCCCGAGGACCGGCCGCTTTACGACGAACTCCGCCGGGTGCTGGCCGGTGGCGTCATCTTCCACTGCGGCCCCATCGTGCGACGTGTCGGGGAACGCTGGGAGTTCGTCTCGGGCGGCCCCACCACCAGCATCCGGGCCGAAATCTACGAGCCCGAGGTGATCGGCCACTTCGGCGTGCGGGTCGTCATCGGCAAAGGCGGCATGGGCGACGGCACCCTGGCGGCCCTGCGGCAGTTCAAGGCCGTGTACGTGCACGGCATCGGCGGGGCGGGAGCGCTGACGGCCCGGGCCGTCAAAGAGGTGCTGGCGGTTTACAAAGAGGCCGAGTTCGGGCTGCCGGAGGCCTTCTGGAAGATCCGGGTCGAAGACCTGACCGGCATCGTCACCATGGATGCCCACGGCCAGAGCCTGCACCGGCAGATTGAAGACGAGTCCGCACAGGTGCTCGCGCACGGACACGAGTAG